A genomic stretch from Prochlorococcus marinus str. MIT 9312 includes:
- a CDS encoding LOG family protein, with product MNDKFKCNFENERSNEVKLVASNLEAILKSSTYKLAHEDIELLNTDEMRGVRMLLEITKPEQVIEKENIISTVIVFGGVHISEEITSKRRLDDAEQLLSSNPKSKSSKINIERLKNLHSLSHYYSAARELSKLISLDSKTKNPHSHVIVTGGGPGIMEAANRGAFDAGCKSIGLNISLPNEQHPNSFITPGLCFKFNYFAMRKFHFVMRSAAAVFFPGGFGTLDELFELLTLRQTGMKKNIPIILFGRSHWEKVINFQFLSDMGLIGENDLSIFQYADTAKEAWNLIKNFS from the coding sequence ATGACAAATTTAAATGTAATTTCGAAAACGAAAGAAGTAACGAGGTTAAATTAGTTGCTAGTAATTTAGAAGCAATTTTAAAATCTAGTACTTATAAACTTGCTCACGAAGATATTGAATTATTGAATACTGATGAAATGCGAGGAGTGAGGATGCTCCTTGAAATTACAAAGCCCGAACAAGTTATTGAAAAAGAAAATATAATTTCAACTGTTATTGTTTTTGGAGGAGTCCACATATCAGAAGAAATTACCTCAAAAAGAAGGCTAGATGATGCAGAACAACTTCTTTCAAGTAATCCTAAATCTAAATCTTCCAAGATAAATATCGAGAGATTAAAAAATTTGCACTCCCTCTCACATTATTATTCTGCAGCAAGAGAATTATCTAAATTAATCTCACTGGATAGCAAAACAAAAAATCCTCATTCTCATGTAATAGTCACTGGCGGCGGACCTGGGATTATGGAAGCAGCTAATAGGGGAGCATTTGATGCTGGATGTAAATCGATTGGATTAAATATAAGCCTGCCCAATGAGCAACACCCTAATTCTTTTATTACTCCAGGATTATGTTTTAAATTTAATTATTTTGCCATGAGGAAATTTCATTTTGTTATGAGATCTGCTGCTGCAGTTTTTTTTCCTGGAGGATTTGGAACTCTAGATGAATTATTTGAATTATTAACATTAAGACAAACTGGGATGAAGAAGAATATTCCAATAATTTTATTTGGCAGAAGCCACTGGGAAAAGGTAATTAATTTTCAATTCCTATCTGATATGGGCTTAATTGGAGAAAATGATTTATCTATTTTTCAATACGCTGATACAGCAAAGGAAGCTTGGAATTTAATAAAAAATTTTTCATAA